Proteins co-encoded in one Candidatus Thiodictyon syntrophicum genomic window:
- the dusA gene encoding tRNA dihydrouridine(20/20a) synthase DusA, which yields MPATPLDRRLSVAPMLDWTDRHCRYFLRLITRRTLLYTEMVTTGALIHGDLDRHLRFDPAEHPLALQLGGSDPGELARCAGLGQEWGYDEINLNCGCPSDRVRHGRFGACLMAEPALVADCVAAMKAAVAIPVTVKSRIGIDERDSYEELAAFVAALAGAGCDALIVHARKAWLQGLSPRENREVPPLRYDLVARLKADFPGLTIAINGGVRTLDVAAGLLGRLDGVMIGRAAYEDPWVLAGADRLIYGETTPHPTRHRVLEAYLPYVERELADGVPLGAMSRHILGLFHGQPGARAWRRYISERAHRPDAGPRVLTRALPPEREARAEAAGAA from the coding sequence ATGCCCGCCACTCCCCTCGATCGCCGCCTCAGCGTCGCCCCCATGCTGGACTGGACTGACCGGCACTGCCGGTATTTCCTGCGGCTGATCACCAGGCGCACCCTGCTCTACACGGAGATGGTCACCACCGGGGCCCTGATCCACGGCGACCTGGACCGGCACCTGCGCTTCGACCCGGCCGAGCACCCGCTGGCACTGCAACTCGGCGGCTCGGACCCGGGCGAACTGGCCCGGTGCGCCGGCCTGGGGCAGGAGTGGGGCTATGACGAGATCAACCTCAACTGCGGCTGTCCCTCCGACCGGGTCCGGCACGGGCGCTTCGGGGCCTGCCTGATGGCCGAGCCGGCCCTGGTGGCGGACTGCGTAGCGGCCATGAAGGCGGCGGTCGCCATCCCGGTGACGGTCAAGTCACGCATCGGGATCGACGAGCGCGACAGCTATGAAGAACTGGCGGCCTTCGTCGCCGCGCTGGCGGGGGCCGGTTGCGACGCGCTCATCGTGCACGCCCGCAAGGCCTGGCTCCAGGGCTTGAGCCCGCGTGAGAACCGTGAGGTGCCGCCCCTGCGCTACGACCTCGTCGCCCGTCTGAAGGCGGACTTCCCGGGGCTGACCATCGCCATCAACGGCGGCGTGCGGACCCTGGACGTCGCCGCGGGCCTGCTCGGCCGGTTGGACGGCGTCATGATCGGGCGCGCCGCCTATGAGGACCCCTGGGTGCTGGCCGGCGCCGACCGCCTGATCTACGGTGAGACGACGCCGCACCCGACCCGCCACCGGGTGCTGGAGGCCTATCTCCCCTATGTGGAGCGCGAACTGGCCGACGGCGTCCCCCTGGGCGCCATGAGCCGGCACATCCTCGGCCTCTTCCACGGCCAGCCCGGGGCGCGTGCCTGGCGCCGCTACATCAGCGAGCGCGCCCATCGCCCCGACGCGGGGCCGCGGGTCCTCACCCGGGCCCTGCCGCCGGAACGGGAGGCGCGCGCCGAGGCGGCGGGTGCCGCTTGA
- a CDS encoding efflux RND transporter periplasmic adaptor subunit, translating to MNSPRASLLSALILTAVVLGTNGCTKPAPVAEAVHPVLLSQVVPGSGTETAVFAGEVKPRYESDLAFRIGGKIVARAVDAGARVHKGALLARLDPADVALQAESAQAQVAAAQVDAEFARAEFDRYENLLKQNFISASALDAKRNAMKASQAKLEQAQANLAVTRNQATYARLVAPQDGVITAVSAEAGQVVAAGQVVMRYAREDEREVEIAVPEARIDELKHAEQIRVVLVADPGTGYRGQVREVSPALDPVTRTFTVRVSVIDPAPAMQWGMTANVLLTGPATGTASLLPATSLYQTSEGRPAIWVYDPTIGRVSLRTVVIAQYREDGVVVAAGLAAGEWIVATGANKLHEGQQVRPYEEAGRPAPPPRPVAATARAD from the coding sequence ATGAACAGTCCACGAGCGAGCCTGCTGAGCGCGCTGATCCTGACGGCCGTGGTCCTTGGCACCAACGGCTGCACCAAACCGGCGCCGGTCGCCGAGGCGGTCCACCCCGTGCTGCTCAGCCAGGTGGTGCCGGGGAGCGGCACCGAGACCGCCGTGTTCGCCGGCGAGGTGAAGCCCCGCTACGAGTCCGATCTCGCCTTTCGCATCGGCGGCAAGATCGTCGCCCGGGCGGTCGATGCCGGGGCACGGGTGCACAAGGGCGCCTTGCTGGCGCGGCTCGATCCCGCGGATGTCGCCCTGCAGGCCGAGTCCGCGCAGGCCCAGGTCGCGGCGGCGCAGGTCGATGCCGAGTTCGCCCGGGCCGAGTTCGACCGCTACGAGAACCTCTTGAAGCAGAACTTCATCAGCGCCTCGGCGCTGGACGCCAAGCGCAATGCTATGAAGGCGAGTCAGGCCAAGCTCGAGCAGGCCCAGGCGAATCTGGCCGTGACCCGGAACCAGGCGACCTATGCCAGGCTGGTCGCGCCACAGGACGGCGTGATCACGGCCGTGAGTGCGGAGGCCGGCCAGGTGGTCGCGGCCGGACAGGTGGTGATGCGCTATGCCCGCGAGGACGAGCGCGAGGTCGAGATCGCGGTCCCGGAGGCGCGGATCGATGAACTCAAGCACGCCGAGCAAATCCGGGTGGTCCTGGTGGCCGACCCCGGGACCGGCTACCGCGGGCAGGTCCGCGAGGTCTCGCCGGCGCTCGATCCGGTCACCCGGACCTTCACCGTGCGCGTCTCCGTCATCGACCCGGCGCCGGCCATGCAATGGGGGATGACCGCGAACGTCCTCCTCACCGGGCCCGCGACCGGCACGGCCAGCCTGCTGCCCGCGACCTCGCTCTACCAGACCAGCGAGGGGCGGCCGGCGATCTGGGTCTACGACCCCACCATCGGCCGGGTCTCGCTGCGTACGGTCGTCATCGCGCAATACCGGGAAGACGGCGTGGTGGTCGCCGCCGGGCTCGCGGCCGGCGAGTGGATCGTCGCCACCGGCGCCAACAAACTCCACGAGGGCCAGCAGGTCCGGCCCTACGAGGAGGCGGGGCGTCCCGCCCCGCCGCCCCGCCCGGTGGCGGCGACGGCGCGCGCGGACTGA
- a CDS encoding type II toxin-antitoxin system RelE/ParE family toxin: protein MKVRWTDQAYLRLAEIEDFIARDNPKAAARMGERIIERGEALADQPYCGRPLPELPGAELREIIVGNYRVVYRLREDHVEVLTVFEGHRLLPAEDLLEGDVE from the coding sequence GTGAAGGTGCGGTGGACGGACCAAGCCTATCTGCGGCTGGCGGAGATCGAGGACTTTATCGCTCGGGACAACCCCAAGGCCGCGGCGCGCATGGGCGAGCGCATCATCGAGCGGGGGGAAGCCCTCGCCGACCAGCCCTACTGCGGCCGCCCACTGCCCGAATTGCCGGGGGCCGAACTGCGGGAGATCATCGTTGGCAACTACCGCGTCGTCTATCGGCTGCGTGAGGATCACGTCGAAGTGCTCACCGTCTTCGAGGGTCATCGACTGCTGCCCGCAGAGGATCTGCTCGAGGGTGATGTGGAGTGA
- the holA gene encoding DNA polymerase III subunit delta — translation MRLRFTQLPDQLAAGLSPVYLICGDEPYQLGEAARLIRARARTAGFDEREVLDQDGAFDWGALGASADAMSLFCARKLIDLRIGTAKLGRDGGAAVRAYCARPCPDNLLLMTAPGLDRKELETQWARAVEAVGTIVQVWPLKERELLQWLGLRLRAAGFAPGRGVAELLAERVEGNQLAAVQEIEKLKLLRDPGALAVEDLLGTLADSARFDLYALTDAAVAGDRARVQRVLAVLRAEGVAATLVLWVLARDLRMLAQAAWAKAQQGSASQVLAQHRIPRQRLESVEGALRRLSPTLLRALVRQCALADRSIKGLGPGDAWQRLGFIADTLAAGGLRLPAPPS, via the coding sequence ATGCGTCTGCGCTTCACCCAACTCCCGGACCAACTCGCCGCGGGCCTGTCCCCGGTCTATCTGATCTGCGGCGACGAGCCCTACCAACTCGGTGAGGCCGCCCGCCTGATCCGCGCGCGGGCGCGCACGGCCGGCTTCGACGAGCGTGAGGTCCTGGACCAGGACGGCGCCTTCGACTGGGGCGCCCTGGGGGCCAGTGCCGACGCCATGTCGCTGTTCTGCGCGCGTAAGCTCATCGATCTGCGCATCGGCACCGCCAAGCTCGGCCGCGACGGCGGCGCCGCGGTGCGCGCCTACTGCGCGCGGCCCTGCCCCGACAACCTGCTGTTGATGACGGCCCCCGGGCTGGACCGCAAGGAGTTGGAGACCCAGTGGGCGCGGGCGGTGGAGGCGGTCGGCACCATCGTGCAGGTGTGGCCGCTCAAGGAGCGGGAGCTGCTCCAGTGGCTGGGTCTGCGCCTTAGGGCGGCCGGATTCGCACCGGGGCGCGGGGTGGCGGAGCTGCTGGCGGAGCGGGTCGAGGGCAATCAACTGGCCGCGGTCCAGGAGATCGAAAAGCTCAAATTGCTGCGTGACCCGGGCGCCCTGGCCGTGGAGGACCTGCTGGGGACCCTGGCGGACAGCGCCCGCTTCGACCTCTACGCCCTGACCGACGCGGCGGTGGCCGGGGATCGGGCACGCGTGCAGCGGGTGCTGGCGGTCCTGCGGGCGGAGGGGGTCGCGGCGACCCTGGTACTGTGGGTCCTGGCGCGGGATCTGCGGATGCTGGCCCAGGCCGCCTGGGCCAAGGCGCAGCAGGGCTCGGCCTCCCAGGTCTTGGCGCAGCACCGCATCCCGCGCCAGCGCCTGGAGTCCGTCGAGGGCGCCCTGCGCCGCCTGTCACCGACGCTGCTGCGTGCATTGGTACGTCAATGCGCCCTGGCCGATCGGTCGATCAAGGGCTTAGGCCCTGGCGATGCCTGGCAGCGCCTGGGCTTCATCGCCGACACCCTGGCCGCGGGCGGGCTGCGGCTCCCGGCGCCGCCGAGCTGA
- the yeiP gene encoding elongation factor P-like protein YeiP gives MKASEIKKGSVIEVDGAVVYITELQVQTASSRSGNTLYKVRGRNVVNRQKFQGSFKGDEQVQTVDFERRAVQFLYRESDGCTFMDRDTFEQHGFDLEALESELPYLTEGLEGIFALVVDGVAVGIELPATVILEVMDCAPAIKGASASARNKPATLSTGLVVQVPEYLAAGEVIKVNTVSGEFMSRA, from the coding sequence ATGAAAGCCAGTGAGATCAAGAAGGGAAGCGTCATCGAGGTCGACGGCGCGGTCGTCTATATCACGGAACTCCAGGTCCAGACCGCGTCGTCGCGCAGCGGCAACACGCTCTACAAGGTGCGGGGGCGCAACGTCGTCAACCGCCAGAAGTTTCAGGGCAGTTTCAAGGGCGACGAGCAGGTGCAGACGGTCGACTTCGAGCGGCGCGCCGTGCAGTTCCTGTACCGTGAGAGCGACGGTTGTACCTTCATGGACCGCGACACCTTCGAGCAGCACGGCTTCGACCTGGAGGCCCTGGAGTCCGAACTGCCCTACCTGACCGAGGGCCTGGAGGGGATCTTCGCCCTGGTGGTCGACGGGGTGGCGGTCGGCATCGAGTTGCCCGCCACGGTGATCCTTGAGGTCATGGACTGTGCCCCCGCCATCAAGGGCGCCTCGGCCTCCGCCCGCAACAAGCCGGCGACCCTGAGCACGGGGCTGGTGGTGCAGGTACCCGAGTACCTGGCGGCGGGTGAGGTCATCAAGGTCAATACGGTGTCCGGCGAGTTCATGTCGCGGGCCTGA
- the leuS gene encoding leucine--tRNA ligase translates to MQHDYDPRGIETAAQAFWDEHQSFKAVEDPAREKFYCLAMFPYPSGRLHMGHVRNYTIGDVIARYQRMQGKNVLQPMGWDAFGLPAENAAIKNGIPPSQWTRSNVAYMKGQLRSLGFGYDWDRELATCDPDYYRWEQWLFTRLMAKGLAYRATAVVNWDPIDQTVLANEQVIDGRGWRSGAPVQKREIEQWSVRITDYAQELLDALDGLTGWPEQVRTMQRNWIGRSEGVYMEFGLAGSAEVLGIYTTRPDTVMGVTYMAVAAEHPLARRAAETDPGLAAFIEECRRGGVSEAEIETMEKRGYPLGLNAIHPVTNETVPIFAANFVLMGYGTGAVMAVPAHDQRDWEFAEKYGVPKRQVIHSPDGSPCGIEACAYVEKGVLRDSGPFDGLTSAQACDAIATWLQERGKGEKRVNFRLRDWGVSRQRYWGCPIPVVRTPDGGVRPETNLPVLLPEDVVVDGSGSPLKRMPSFSELPNGEFRETDTFDTFFESSWYYARFCSSDCTTAMLDERARYWLPVDQYVGGIEHAVLHLLYARFFHKLMRDEGLVDCDEPFTRLLTQGMVVAETWYRGGADGRKEWFNPADVEVTRDDKGKMLHAVLKADGQPVLFGGIEKMSKSKNNGVDPESLIARYGADTVRLYTMFTSPPDQSLEWNDDGVEGAYRFLKRLWTLASAKAQPIGAAPAVADLAADLDGATAAARREVQAALKKSLFDYERQQYNTVVSGCMTMVNALYRLDDSPGAQAVLREGVSICLRLLAPIAPHVTHHLWQELGFGADILDAPWPAVDEAALRQDSIEYVLQVNGKLRGKVTVAADADRAAVEAAALAADCVRRYTQVGVPGTDDARCVTPQISEVRVRKVIVVPGKLVNVVVN, encoded by the coding sequence ATGCAACACGACTATGACCCGCGCGGCATCGAGACCGCGGCCCAGGCTTTTTGGGACGAACACCAGAGCTTCAAGGCGGTGGAGGACCCCGCCCGGGAGAAGTTCTACTGCCTCGCCATGTTCCCCTACCCCTCCGGGCGGCTGCACATGGGGCATGTGCGCAACTACACCATCGGCGACGTGATCGCCCGCTACCAGCGGATGCAGGGCAAGAACGTCCTCCAGCCGATGGGCTGGGACGCCTTCGGCCTGCCGGCGGAGAACGCGGCGATCAAGAACGGGATCCCGCCGTCGCAGTGGACGCGCTCCAATGTCGCCTACATGAAGGGCCAGTTGCGCAGCTTAGGCTTCGGCTACGACTGGGACCGGGAACTGGCCACCTGCGACCCGGACTACTACCGCTGGGAGCAGTGGCTGTTCACCCGGCTGATGGCGAAGGGGCTGGCCTACCGCGCCACCGCCGTGGTCAACTGGGACCCCATCGATCAGACGGTGCTCGCCAACGAGCAGGTGATCGACGGCCGCGGTTGGCGCTCCGGCGCCCCGGTCCAAAAGCGCGAGATCGAGCAGTGGTCGGTGCGTATCACCGACTATGCCCAGGAGTTGCTGGACGCCTTGGACGGCCTGACCGGCTGGCCGGAGCAGGTGCGCACCATGCAGCGCAACTGGATCGGGCGCTCCGAGGGCGTCTACATGGAGTTCGGGCTCGCCGGTTCCGCTGAGGTCCTGGGGATCTATACCACCCGCCCGGACACCGTCATGGGCGTGACCTATATGGCGGTCGCCGCCGAGCACCCCTTGGCGCGACGGGCCGCCGAGACCGACCCGGGGCTCGCCGCCTTCATTGAGGAGTGTCGCCGGGGCGGGGTCTCGGAGGCCGAGATCGAGACCATGGAGAAGCGCGGTTATCCCCTGGGACTCAACGCGATCCATCCCGTGACCAATGAGACGGTGCCGATCTTCGCCGCCAACTTCGTCCTCATGGGCTACGGCACGGGCGCCGTCATGGCGGTGCCGGCCCACGACCAGCGGGACTGGGAGTTCGCCGAAAAGTACGGCGTCCCCAAGCGCCAGGTGATCCACTCGCCTGACGGCAGCCCCTGCGGGATCGAGGCCTGCGCCTACGTGGAGAAGGGCGTACTGCGGGACTCGGGTCCCTTCGATGGCCTGACCTCGGCGCAGGCCTGCGACGCCATCGCGACCTGGCTTCAAGAGCGGGGAAAGGGCGAGAAACGTGTCAACTTCCGGCTGCGCGATTGGGGCGTCTCCCGCCAACGCTACTGGGGCTGCCCCATCCCGGTGGTCCGCACCCCCGACGGCGGCGTCCGCCCAGAGACCAATCTCCCGGTCCTTCTGCCGGAGGACGTCGTCGTCGATGGCTCTGGTTCCCCCTTGAAAAGAATGCCTTCATTCTCTGAACTCCCCAACGGGGAATTCAGAGAAACCGATACCTTCGATACCTTCTTCGAGTCGTCCTGGTACTACGCCCGCTTCTGCTCCAGCGACTGCACCACCGCCATGCTCGATGAGCGCGCGCGCTATTGGCTGCCGGTGGACCAGTATGTCGGCGGTATCGAACACGCGGTGCTGCACCTGCTCTACGCCCGCTTCTTCCACAAGCTGATGCGCGACGAGGGCCTGGTCGACTGCGACGAGCCCTTTACGCGGCTCCTCACCCAGGGCATGGTGGTGGCCGAGACCTGGTACCGGGGCGGCGCGGACGGGCGCAAGGAGTGGTTCAACCCCGCCGACGTGGAGGTCACCCGCGACGACAAGGGCAAGATGCTCCATGCGGTGCTCAAGGCCGACGGGCAGCCGGTCCTCTTCGGCGGCATCGAGAAGATGTCCAAGTCGAAGAACAACGGGGTGGACCCGGAGTCACTGATCGCGCGTTACGGGGCCGATACGGTGCGTCTCTACACCATGTTCACCTCGCCGCCGGACCAGTCACTGGAGTGGAACGACGACGGGGTGGAGGGGGCCTACCGGTTCCTGAAGCGCCTCTGGACCCTCGCGAGCGCCAAGGCGCAACCGATCGGCGCGGCCCCCGCGGTCGCGGACCTGGCCGCGGACCTGGACGGCGCGACCGCCGCCGCCCGCCGGGAGGTCCAGGCCGCGCTCAAGAAGTCACTCTTCGACTACGAGCGCCAGCAGTACAACACCGTGGTTTCCGGTTGCATGACGATGGTCAACGCGCTCTACCGACTGGATGACTCCCCCGGTGCCCAGGCGGTGCTGCGCGAAGGGGTCAGCATCTGCCTGCGCCTGCTCGCGCCCATCGCCCCCCACGTCACCCACCACCTGTGGCAGGAACTCGGTTTCGGCGCGGATATCCTGGACGCCCCCTGGCCCGCGGTGGACGAGGCGGCGCTGCGCCAGGACAGCATCGAGTATGTCCTGCAGGTCAACGGCAAGCTGCGCGGCAAGGTGACGGTCGCGGCCGACGCGGACCGCGCCGCCGTCGAGGCCGCTGCGCTCGCCGCGGACTGCGTGCGCCGCTATACCCAGGTCGGGGTGCCGGGTACCGATGACGCGCGCTGCGTTACCCCGCAAATCAGCGAGGTCCGGGTCCGCAAGGTGATCGTGGTCCCCGGCAAACTGGTGAATGTTGTTGTCAATTAG
- a CDS encoding efflux RND transporter permease subunit, translating into MTTKAPGNAPRAAFNLSEWALRHRSLVLYFIVILALSGIYAYGQLGQSEDPPFTFKVMVIKTNWPGASAREVEQQVTDRIEHKLQELPLLFVRSYSRPGESLIFVSFQDALPPTAIPDLQYQARKKVGDIRQSLPPGIQGPFFNDEFGDTYTNLYAITGEGYSYHDLKDFGDRIRAELLLVPGVSKVDFIGEQDEKIYIELANARLALLGITPVQIAQTLAAQNAVTAAGAFETAAERIYLRPSGAFDSLEEVRDIALRVNDRLFRLGDIAEIRRGYVDPPQQQMRWQGRAALGIGVTMAAGGNVIALGQALDRQLAALRAELPLGMEIGQVASMPRAVEQSVSEFVRSLAEAVLIVLAVSLISLGLRTGLVVALSIPLVLATTFLCMWMFGIGLHKISLGALILSLGLLVDDAIIAVEMMAIKLEQGFDRFSAASFAYSSTAFPMLSGTLITVAGFLPIAMAKSTTGEYTRSLFQVSAIALIVSWFAAVIVIPYLGYRLLPDLRQPRRAALAARLLARLRGRMEPPARGGAHDDPDQVYDTPFYRRFRALVAWSVLHRWIVIGATLVVFVGALFAFRFVPQQFFASSARPELIVDLRLPEGSSFAATLSEVLRMEQVLDAEPGVASYVGYVGVGSPRFYLPLDQQLPSVNFAQFVLVAQDVAERERLRARLVKVFDEDFPGLRGRVTRLENGPPVGFPVQFRVSGADLTRVRAFSQEVMALVRIDPQITNAQFDSDEPTKVIRLKVDQNRARVLGFSSQELAAFLSSTLSGLTVTYVREGDKQIEVVLRGQDAERAQLSSLKDLSLPTRNGRAVSITQIAELRYEQEDGIIWRRARLPTVTVRADVLGQAQGPDVARRIDRQLDALRARLPLGYRIEIGGAVEESARGQKSIGAGVPVMLAVVLTLLMIQLQSFSRTLMVLLTAPLGLIGVTAGLLMFGLPFGFVAMLGTIALSGIIMRNSIILVDQIEQDRAAGASPRDAIIGATTRRFRPIVLTAAAAVLGMIPLAHSAFFGPMAVAMMGGILVATALTLGFLPALYAAWFRVPRAAADPAAH; encoded by the coding sequence ATGACAACGAAAGCTCCCGGCAACGCCCCGCGCGCCGCCTTCAACCTGTCCGAGTGGGCCCTGCGCCATCGCTCGCTGGTGCTTTATTTCATTGTCATTCTGGCCCTGTCCGGCATCTACGCCTATGGCCAGTTGGGGCAGTCCGAAGACCCGCCGTTCACCTTCAAGGTCATGGTCATCAAGACCAACTGGCCGGGGGCCTCGGCGCGCGAGGTCGAGCAGCAGGTCACCGACCGCATCGAGCATAAGCTGCAGGAACTGCCGCTGCTCTTCGTGCGCAGCTATTCGCGGCCCGGCGAATCGCTGATCTTCGTGTCATTCCAGGACGCGCTGCCCCCCACCGCCATCCCTGACCTCCAGTACCAGGCGCGCAAGAAGGTCGGCGATATCCGCCAGAGCCTGCCGCCCGGCATCCAGGGGCCCTTCTTCAACGACGAGTTCGGCGACACCTATACCAATCTCTACGCCATCACCGGCGAGGGCTACAGCTATCACGACCTCAAGGACTTCGGCGACCGCATCCGGGCCGAGCTGCTGCTGGTGCCGGGGGTATCCAAGGTCGACTTCATCGGTGAGCAGGACGAGAAGATCTATATCGAGCTCGCGAATGCGCGGCTGGCGCTGCTCGGGATCACCCCCGTGCAGATCGCGCAGACCCTCGCGGCGCAGAATGCCGTGACGGCCGCCGGCGCCTTCGAGACCGCGGCCGAGCGCATCTATCTGCGCCCGAGCGGCGCCTTCGACTCGCTGGAGGAGGTCCGCGACATCGCCTTGCGGGTCAACGACCGCCTGTTTCGGCTGGGCGACATCGCGGAGATCCGGCGCGGCTATGTGGACCCGCCGCAACAGCAGATGCGCTGGCAGGGGCGCGCGGCGCTGGGGATCGGCGTCACCATGGCGGCCGGCGGCAACGTGATCGCGCTGGGGCAGGCGCTCGATCGGCAACTCGCCGCGCTGCGGGCCGAACTGCCGCTCGGGATGGAGATCGGACAGGTCGCGAGCATGCCGCGGGCGGTGGAGCAGTCGGTGAGCGAATTCGTCCGCTCACTCGCCGAGGCGGTGCTGATCGTCCTGGCCGTGTCCCTGATCAGTCTGGGCCTGCGCACCGGGCTCGTGGTGGCCCTGTCCATTCCGCTCGTGTTGGCTACGACCTTCCTCTGTATGTGGATGTTCGGCATCGGCCTGCACAAGATCTCGCTCGGCGCCCTGATTCTCTCACTCGGTCTCCTGGTCGACGACGCGATCATCGCCGTCGAGATGATGGCCATCAAGCTGGAGCAGGGGTTCGACCGCTTCAGTGCCGCGAGCTTCGCCTATTCCAGCACCGCCTTCCCGATGCTCTCCGGCACCCTCATCACCGTCGCCGGCTTCCTGCCGATTGCCATGGCCAAGAGCACGACCGGGGAATATACGCGCTCGCTGTTTCAGGTCTCGGCGATCGCGCTCATCGTGTCCTGGTTTGCCGCCGTCATTGTGATCCCGTACCTGGGCTATCGGCTGCTGCCGGATCTGCGCCAACCACGGCGGGCCGCGCTCGCGGCGCGGCTCCTGGCGCGGCTGCGCGGGCGGATGGAGCCGCCCGCGCGGGGCGGTGCCCACGACGATCCCGACCAGGTCTATGACACCCCCTTCTATCGCCGCTTCCGCGCCCTGGTCGCCTGGAGCGTGCTGCACCGCTGGATCGTGATCGGCGCGACGCTGGTCGTCTTCGTCGGCGCCCTGTTCGCCTTCCGGTTCGTCCCCCAGCAGTTCTTTGCCTCCTCGGCGCGCCCCGAGCTGATCGTCGACCTGCGCCTGCCCGAGGGCAGTTCATTCGCCGCCACGCTCAGTGAGGTGCTGCGGATGGAACAGGTCCTCGACGCTGAACCAGGAGTCGCAAGCTACGTCGGCTATGTCGGCGTGGGCAGCCCGCGCTTCTACCTGCCGCTCGATCAGCAGTTGCCGAGCGTCAACTTCGCCCAGTTCGTGCTGGTGGCGCAGGACGTGGCGGAACGCGAACGGCTGCGCGCCCGCCTGGTGAAGGTCTTCGACGAGGACTTCCCCGGCCTGCGCGGGCGGGTGACGCGCCTGGAGAATGGTCCGCCCGTGGGGTTCCCGGTGCAATTTCGGGTCTCCGGCGCCGATCTCACCCGGGTGCGGGCATTTTCCCAGGAGGTTATGGCCCTGGTACGCATCGATCCCCAGATCACCAACGCCCAGTTCGACTCGGACGAGCCGACCAAGGTGATCCGGCTCAAGGTCGACCAGAACCGGGCGCGGGTGCTGGGCTTCTCCTCTCAGGAACTGGCCGCCTTCCTGAGCAGCACCCTCTCCGGACTCACCGTCACCTATGTGCGCGAGGGCGACAAGCAGATCGAGGTGGTGCTGCGCGGTCAGGACGCCGAGCGCGCGCAACTCTCCTCGCTCAAGGACCTGTCACTGCCCACGCGCAATGGGCGGGCGGTCTCCATCACCCAGATCGCGGAGTTGCGTTATGAGCAGGAGGACGGCATCATCTGGCGCCGCGCGCGGCTGCCGACCGTCACGGTGCGCGCCGATGTGCTGGGCCAGGCCCAGGGACCGGACGTCGCCCGGCGCATCGACCGGCAACTCGATGCGCTGCGCGCCCGCCTGCCGCTCGGCTACCGCATCGAGATCGGCGGGGCGGTCGAGGAGTCGGCGCGCGGTCAGAAGTCGATCGGTGCCGGCGTGCCGGTGATGCTGGCGGTGGTACTCACCCTGCTGATGATCCAGCTCCAGAGCTTCTCACGCACCCTGATGGTGCTCCTGACCGCACCGCTCGGGCTGATCGGCGTCACCGCCGGCCTGCTGATGTTCGGACTGCCGTTCGGCTTCGTCGCCATGCTCGGGACCATTGCACTCTCCGGCATCATCATGCGCAACTCCATCATCCTGGTCGACCAGATCGAACAGGACCGGGCGGCCGGCGCATCCCCGCGCGACGCCATCATCGGGGCCACGACCCGGCGTTTCCGCCCCATCGTCCTGACCGCCGCCGCCGCCGTGCTCGGCATGATCCCGCTCGCCCACAGCGCCTTCTTCGGTCCCATGGCGGTCGCCATGATGGGCGGCATCCTGGTCGCCACCGCCCTGACGCTCGGATTTCTGCCGGCCCTTTATGCCGCCTGGTTCCGGGTGCCGCGGGCGGCGGCCGACCCCGCCGCGCACTAG
- the lptE gene encoding LPS assembly lipoprotein LptE → MLLSIRALKSRRAVLRSLLQALPVAALAGCGFHLRGALEIPADLAPIYLQPETGSPVMLAVREQLAGGTVPLASSPDKAKLILRITAEGRSSRVVATNDAGKVLAYELHYLVTYEAVTADGKVRIPKQKLDLVRTFDNPDVEVLGKQLEEAQIYQEFAVDAADRILMRLRTTLLR, encoded by the coding sequence ATGTTGTTGTCAATTAGGGCACTGAAGAGCCGACGGGCGGTACTGCGCAGCCTGCTCCAGGCGCTGCCCGTGGCGGCGCTCGCTGGCTGCGGCTTTCACCTGCGCGGCGCCCTGGAGATCCCGGCCGACCTGGCGCCCATCTACCTCCAACCCGAGACCGGCTCGCCGGTCATGCTGGCCGTCCGGGAGCAGCTCGCCGGCGGGACCGTCCCCCTCGCCTCCAGCCCGGACAAGGCGAAGCTGATCCTGCGCATCACGGCGGAGGGACGCTCCTCGCGCGTCGTCGCGACCAATGACGCCGGCAAGGTATTGGCCTATGAGCTGCATTACCTGGTCACCTACGAGGCCGTGACGGCCGACGGCAAGGTGCGGATACCGAAACAAAAACTGGACCTGGTGCGGACCTTCGACAACCCGGACGTGGAGGTCCTGGGCAAGCAGCTCGAAGAGGCGCAGATCTACCAGGAGTTCGCCGTCGATGCCGCCGATCGCATCCTGATGCGGTTGCGGACCACCCTGCTGCGCTGA
- a CDS encoding type II toxin-antitoxin system Phd/YefM family antitoxin has product MANLSVAEDIIPIGEFKTQASRLLRQVSQTARPLVITQNGRPAGVLLSPTEYDRLCSRERLLESIAAGIADADRGRLMDADTLRGRLATRRVDSGVDQP; this is encoded by the coding sequence ATGGCCAACCTCTCAGTCGCCGAGGACATCATTCCCATCGGCGAGTTCAAGACCCAGGCATCCCGCCTCCTGCGCCAGGTCTCCCAGACCGCAAGACCCTTGGTCATCACCCAGAATGGTCGGCCTGCGGGGGTGCTCTTGTCGCCCACGGAGTATGACCGGCTGTGCTCCCGGGAGCGGCTCCTCGAGTCGATCGCTGCCGGTATCGCCGATGCTGACCGGGGACGACTGATGGATGCCGATACCTTGCGCGGGCGTCTGGCGACGCGCCGCGTCGACTCCGGGGTCGACCAGCCGTGA